The genomic stretch GAGATAGTGTTAGTATGATATTAATAAGGATATTAGTattatggcatttttattttattattcaatgaaTGCAGCAAAGGACACTTTTTTCTATTGTTATGAACTTTATGTACAGGTCGCGAGAGATTCGAGAACCTCAGTATTTGGATTAGGGTTCATCAGTATCTCAAGAAAATGCAGGCATCAGTGACGGCGCggcacctgccaaacaagagatcgcgggttccagtcccgccaaGGTATTTTTCCAATATCTAGGGTGTTGTTGCTCATGTATATTTCACAGTTAAATGTGTTGAATGCCCCGACGTAAAATGCCCACTGTGAGCTGCATCCAGTGGtttggtaataaaattaaaaaaattgattctagTTGACATCGGATATATGTGGGAATATATTGAGAAAATCTATTTGAATTTGGGCAAAGGCTGTTTTATACGATTGAACATCACTCGCAACATCATTTGAATTGTCATTCGATTTACCATTCTAATTAAATTCATTCGCGTAATCGCTTGAAACGCCTGCTCAGATAGTTCAtatcgattctaacgatatttccgaccaaATACGCAGTCACAACAAAGTACGTTTTTTAATTCGTAGACGACGGAATGATTCGTTTCTTGGTAGTTtagatacattttttcatttctttgaccAATTTGGTGGGTATGACGTACATGCTAAGTTCATGTAAAGAGAGGTATTGAAAGTGATGGGTAGTAGAAAATCACTTTAAGAAATTGCTGCTGTCGTGCTCCTTATGACCCCATAGCGAAGTAAGAAAATCTTTTCGCTCAATGCCACCATGACTATGTATTCAAGATAGTAATAACGGTAATAAGGGTGAGGGAAGAGGTAAGAACACCATCCAAATGAAACCCACTCCTAAACGGTTATTCGAAGTCTTTTCCGCCAACAACATACACGGTTGGAAACTACAGAGGCATTCTGCTACCATtcaaattagaacatgctctgAATTCATTCTAATGACGGGAAatttccgttttacacggtgaatgatagTCATTCGCAAGATCAATCGAATGATCATTCATCGTGAAAAACGGCCTCaagagaaaatatataattcgtaACACTTCTAGTAACTCAATAGCAAAGATGAGTGATCTAGTTACACTTACCTTGAGGATTGGAAAAGATACCGTTTCCCGGGTTCGAAAAACCGTTTCCGTTGGGGAATGGTGAGTTGTCCGATCCTAGAGGATTTATCTGCGGATTGAGTTCAGGAAATTGAAGGCTTTGGAAATCTGGAGAGAATTTGTCCCCATTAAATATTGACGAAGTTCCTGAAATGCCAGATCTGTTTTCAGTCGCTTTCGTGGCGTTCTCTTTGTAGAAATGAAGGTGTATATTTTCCTGGCCGCGTTCGCCCGAGATGTACAGATGGAAGTCCAGGGGAGCCGCAGAAATCGCTTCTGCCGCCAGCAATATCAACACCAAGGTTGACTTGGCCCTCTTGAACGACGGTCCAGCCATGTTGTCCCGTCTCTTGCCTCTCGATGAATGATCAACCGAAGTACTCGGCGCGTGAAGGTAGGGATAAAATCCATCTCCTTCATTGTCCacgaaaaatttcccttttttctttcacGCCGCCCCCCCgccttattttttccattttcctactTCTCCTCGCTTGGTACCGGCATCTTCTTTCCCCCAGACTTCCCATTTTCAGTTATGCTTACAAGATATGTGACCTTACCTTAACCTCCTACGCGTGGATCCATAGCAATCCGAGGTAAGTATTGGATGTGACTTCACCCCTTCTCATGAAGCTCGTGAGCCACCTTAAAATCGTAAGATATTTCACCTTCTATATCTACAACCACCTTAGCTGACCATTTATTtactcaattaaatttttgtagttcTGTAATGTAATACGTAtctgtaattatttaatgaaacataCTGAAGGTTTTTTTCCACTGGAGTGTCATGATAAGATCCGCTCATAGCTCAAATCCCAGCATATAATTAATAGCAATAAGAATtctaaattgtaaaaaatactattttacccAATCTCTTATGCCATGATAGAACAATTTTTTTACGTAACTTTTAcgtgctgacttttttttttcttattcaaatTACTATTGAATTTGATCTTTTCAAATATAACGTGGATTTTTTTAACGTGGCCCATCACtctaaattcttttttgtaaaagaCTTTTGTGCTACATCCTATGACCTGCAACTTGCAGAGGaatgttaatcgtcaattttaCTTCACATTCTTTCAAATGGCTCCATCTATTGTCCCGTTATTATTCTTCAATCGGCCTTCGAATAATAGCTGTGCATCGTTCAACAGACGTCGCCGCGGTTATTACAATTAATTGGCTCGTCTTCCCCACGTTAGAGTACGGACAACTTAGTCTGCTGAAGGAGGATATCCTGTTAAGcgaaataaatgttatttcttaaaaattacaaatCCTGCTCTTTTCAACTGTCACCACTTCTTACACTATTGGTTAATAAAATGGgctttcaatgctaatttttttagaaaatcaaaatttttgcatattgCGCCGATTCTGTTATTgctaaaatttgattgaaattagaaaaaataatctgTTGTGACTTGAAGATCATTAAAATAGAATACTGTTTAAACACACAGAAAATGCTTGGAGAAAGTagataccacctctctcgtggTGAAACATCTCCTTGAAGAAAATCATTCTTATGTCTTAGATCCGGAAATCGTCCACGTGGACAGGATAGGCCAATGACTGGACACtctgaaaaattggaaattgtgcaagaaggagcCATTTCTCTAATGaacgatcaaatattttttggGCATTCCCCACTCTTTACCATACCTTTCCCACAACGCACCACCCAATGACGCATACCCTTCCTAAACTTCCCCTTCCAACTTCCACCGCCAACATGTAATAGATGCGAACACTTTTTAATCGGTGTGAATTTCCTGAtcaaatccaacagttttttcaaTGACAATAATCAATTTCTTGACTTACGTAGGTGACCGTATTATAGAGGATCGTTACTTCGATTTTTTCCTCTATGCAAATTATTATGCCCGGCAACTTTCCAGCCAATTAGTGAAATTACATGTGATATTATTCAATGCTAAAATCACCCAGGGCGACGCTGAAGGCATTTaagtaatttgccaatatggccgacaAATAGTGGATAGTGTTGTGGTGATAACATTGGTGCATTGggatgaatcgtcgagccacaccgaaaaatgaaatagaaaatttcaaattacactGACTCTGTATACCACACCATTTTCTTCTATAAAAGACAGACACAAGGATTAGCGAAACTCAAGGCTTCAGAGTGAGTGTTTTGCCTTCATGAATTAGATCCCTGAGATCTTCGGCTGCGAGGCCGCGAAAATAATGTACAATTTTTTAGATTATGCAATCATGACTCGGGCAAATCAACGGAGAgagataatgtaaaaaaattgattgttaatatttaaaaaaaaaatttcgcatcTTTGCCTGAGTATAGGGCAAATACCACCGATGCTTGACCCCTTTCAATgtatttttgtagaaatttaTCAGAAAACTTTAAGGTTATTCCTAAATGGCTTCTTTCCTTTAACATGTGTCTCAAGTAAGAGGGCTCCCTTAATATCCGGTGGAAAAATAACATAAATCTATTGCAACATTATGGTTTGCTCCTTTTGTGATACAGGGCCAGTAGGAGCTTGTATTAAAGAATTATACTAATAAAAGAAGTAGATAATTGAGAGGAATTGGTATTTAACATGAGGCTATTGGAAAAAATCTATTACTTGTAATGGCATTGGCATTAATTTCATCTCGTATTATGTTTCGAAAAACTTTTGAACTTTTGAACGTTCGTCACGATCATAAAGTCAGCCCTCTAAATGTGCTGTGATCCACTGCGGTTAaaaaagtcgccattcgcgtcgctgacgaacgaAGTGCTCCCAGATTCACGTGGAAATAAGGTAATAATAGAGGTGTTAACCGAAATATATGTACGCTATGACGTCATCGATCAAATCCATACatgctcaatgctattcctcacgatTGCAAACATAGTACCGCGAAATGTaggggaaaaaagtggattgtaTTGCACTCATTACCGTGCCGCGGACActtatgaaaaccgattaaaatgcgaccaaagtggcaacagaaatcagccttctatgaggtggaattgggcctcctctatatgGTCCCACCAAGgaagaagttcgccatgaaaaaatatttgacttattatCATTCGGGAGTTTGCTATGAGAAATTGGCTTAGTGTTGTAATTGTCCTCGCCCACCCAACGATTGCGATATCCGGGTTCAAATTCCTcctaaggcaaatattttttcaatggcgAACTTCGTCCTTACTATATTTATAATGCAGCATATGTCCGCGGTACTTAGTTGGAATGCTTAGACAAGTGACAAGTGATCGAAAACCTGCGGTCCTTCTGTCAATAGCACAACGATCTTTGCCACAACACTTCCTAATGTCATTATATagttatgtattcattttttggATGTACCTCTCGTTATTATGTAGGCCTCTCACCCGATTTCATTTTGTTGTTGCTGGTAAACATTCCTAAAACTGCCCGGAAAGacgtccaaccacagaagttgtatggcgTGACATAGCAAACGACAGTGAGATAACAACACAAATGACGCGTCGGTCGCAAACGAAAGAAGCTCTATGGGGTTTGGTAGCacgagatgcacctatgtactaactttatTTGCAATGTGTGCAGCCGTACGGCAACGAAGCGCATAGTCGACAGGCAAACCCAGATAGATTTCTTTCATTCAATTACATTTGAGATGAAATAGGCATTCTGTTGGGGAAAGGTGACGAGAAGCTGTCAAAAAATGACGAGTACTCTCCTTAAGTAACGCGAGGTACAGCCATTCAACATAAAAATAATCCTATTTGCCTTGATATAAATTATAGGCGTAATTAAGTTTACGATCAACCGCTGGCCACTAATTCAAATTCATCCTTctaaaatgttacaatttttttatttaattaaaaaaacatgggATTGCATGATAAGaccgaatatatatttttttgtttaaggagCCAGGGCATTGGTTCTTGTATCGATCGTACgtatttgtcatatttttattttttattcaacttatGGGGGTAAAAGTGACAAGATAAATATAATGAGGTCATTAATACGAATGCCTCTTGCGGCGGGAACAACCTGGATTTCTCATATCCAGCCAGCGAACTGCCTGTTCCAATCCAAATGGTGCTCACATTTCCACGCCAAAAAACTGAATTACGTAAATGTTTGAACGCAATAAGTACGTACGATgcgttcataaaattttaataacataaactactaaatagaagaaaaatattgcgCAATAAATATCGTAAAGAATAGAATAGAATCATAGAATGTTACATTGATGATAATTACGGGGTGCAGCATGTATTGTAAACGAACACGAACAATAATGGAGAAAGGAAATGATTTTGGAGATTTTTAAGTATATCTTACATCTGAgaactagaaaataaattaagtctCCCTACAACATTTACGCCTCTTTGTGCTTTCAAAATATGGAACAAACTCTTGACAACTCTTTATAATAATATaccatgcataaaattaattttcagtatagggaataaaaataacatattgcaacttcaaagtaataattttatttcaaaaaggtaaTGCACAGACagtttattaatttcatacttatatttttactttatatcGATATGAAGTGAATTTCATTTACACCTTATTAAGAAGAACATTAGTTAGTTGATTGTTACAAAAgcgaaattatgaaatatatcctTGGATGAAAGGGTTTCAGCTGGTTGTTGCCACGTCGGTAAGTGGAAAACTTTGTCAATCGTGTCGTCATGCGCACCTTTATTTTGATATCTAGGAAATTAAAAGTATCCCATTTCCTTATAAATTAGGTTGGCACAAATTTCCCgtcttttttattgtaaaattccaCATTTCATGAATCGGTTTCAGatcattgtatttattaattcaaatgaGAACATTTTGTTCTACCGTAAtctgtgttttgttttttaaaacataaatttctcATACATTTCAGATCTTTTAAATGGAATGCTAAGTTTAGAGAAATGAGCATTTTCGACAACTCTTTCTATTTGCTTTTAATCAAGATTCTAAGACAGCAGAATCTTCTCTAACATTGTGCTGAGTAAGGAGTAGGTGCAATAGGTGAAAGAACCACTCGTGATTGATACCTACTCAaagttcaaaaaaaaagaaattttgacccCAAACACACCTCGTTCTGGCTGTCCAGCTGAGTTCTATGAAGATGATGTAAGAAAAACGGTGGAATTATACGTGTCAATCTAATTCATGTCAAAAGGGCCACTATATCACCAAAATCACAAACTACTTTTCCACATCATCACTCCTTTCTTGCGGAGACTCGGGCGAGGTGCAAAACATTTCGTCAACACGGAAAGCCACCAGGCTGGGATCAACGGAGTCTTCAGGCTCCTCCACCCTCTTGAATCTCCTGCTGCACTTGAACGACAAATTCTCGGTACTGTGGTCGTGCAGTTCCAGCGCAACCGCATCCCTCCGTGGCAGACTATTTGGTATCGTGTCGTGCCGCATCTCTGGCACCTGATACTGCCTCAGGCGCATCTCTATAGTCCGGACCCAGTCGTTGACGGTCGTGTTAGGCAAGGCGTACACTGAAAAGAACTTGAAGAACAGCCTGGAGTTGGTGTTTTGGTCCTCGTTCTTAAACTTGGCGTAGCCCACAGCCTGGGTAAAGTCGGGATGAGTGTATATCAGAGAGGCTTCGGTGGTGACTGGCCGCAGCTTAAAGAACTTCTTCCTTTCCAACGGCGTCAAGTCACAAAACACATCTCCGGGGAAGGCACAGTATATTTTCGTGTCGTTCCCTGTAGAGAGTACAGAGGAATGTGGCGGCCAGTTGATGTGTACGCTGTCCGAAGTTGCCCTGTGAGCAGAGAGGTCCAAATACAGCAAATCATCGACTCGTGTGGGGGAGGTCGAAACAGTGGTCACCATCAAAAGTACCCCGCAGAGAAGCGTCAATTTCTCCCTCATGTTGCCGTCAGTTCTCGTCGTAGAATACTTCCAAATTCACTCTAGCCGAAGCGTCGATTGCTTAAATGCCCGACCACAGTCCTCCCACTTCGTTAGCGCTTGCATATTTATAGCTTAAATTTGATCCCCTTTATCTACGGTCGCCCAGCAGTGAGGTTGACCTCGCGACCGACGAATTTGTATATAGACACATTTTCTTATGAGCGAGCTTCACTATCTTATCTTCTACAAATAGCTACCAAACCAAACTGTACGGCCATGAAATACGGTACATTGTGGATGGTTGCGACGCACGAGGAACCCAAACTGGGGCGGGAAAGGAGGGCACGTTTCCCGACAGGCATATTTCAGGGAgctttaaattatgaaaagttttatttaatcattatatatcatagtttaattattataagtattatttaatttttttaaattataatcccACAATATTAAAGCGAAACTTGAATCTTGTTcgaggtggaagggctccatattaggtGTGAAATACACTTCGTTTTTTCCacaacttatttaaaaattaataccggAATCGGCTGTTACGCAAGTTAACTGTACTTGATGGCGgagtaatagccgaaaccggtggttttttttaattgtggaaGAACCACAATATTGTTCGATTTTATTTGATATACCTGTAGTTGTACATTTTACCAATATTATTACACCTACTCTATATACCACACGCTTTACTTCTTTAAAAGACAGACACAAGGATTAACAAAACTCAAGGCTTTGGAGTGAGTCTTTTCTTGTCATGTTTTACTGTTATGAATTAGATCCCTGAGTCCTTCGGCTGCGAGGGCgcgaaaataatgtataatacTGTTTAGTATGCAATCATGACTGGCTCAACGGAGAGAGGTATTGTTAAAAAttgattgctaatttttaaaaaaaactttcgcatCTTTGCCCAAGTATAGGGCAAATACCACCGATACTTGACCCTTTTCAATGTCTTTTTGTAGCAATTTATCAGAAAACTGCAAGGTTATTCCTCAAATGTTTTTATGCTAGGAGTggtaactctaaaatatttcagtccctgcatTCTCcatttaccctgcgtaaaataagagTGCCCTTACCACagccaaatttgactttgtttaaaagatattttttgtgcgtaggaccaaaggtttttaatttgttaccccagtcatgctgtatttcaaagtctttgaaaaagtttttgcaaaatgcatattcttggcttctcactaaagaaagtgtagaccaaatattattataaggtattgatgtaaatgaattatcaatactactttagttgttttttcatgtacgcacttaagctttgttagtaaagattatcaaggtaacacaaaatgagctacactttatgtaaagcataatgtattattattttggattgtagcctcaaacaggttatccttcgcggctacctaaaattactcaattttactattgtcatgtaatttgtgtgtggagtaatacaattatttattattattataaaaatgggTTCTTTTCTTTAAGATTTGTCTCAAGTAAGCGGCTTTCCATAGTACCGGTGGCAAAATTACCTGAATCTATTGCAACATTATGGTTTCTAACTTTTGGGACGCAGGACCAGTAGGGatttgtattaaataataatactgataaaataagaagaaaatcaaGAAGAATTAGTACGTGCTTTAACTTGAGGATATTAGAAAGAATCTATTAGTTTTTTATGATATTGGCATTAATTTCATCTCGTAGTATATTTCGAAAAACTTTTGAACTATTTTTGAttgaaaaggaatattgataaaaaagataATAGAGAAGAATTAGATCAATACGTAAATCGAGTATTTGATAAAACAGCCTCAAAAGTTTTAAGGTCTTAACATTAATTTCATATggaacatacatttaaaaaagtttGAACAAATTTTAGTTCCTTCTAGAGGAGACCACTGTTGTCCGACGTTTTGAAACGGCATTGAAATAACGTACTTGCATCCATTCCTTCGAGTTAATTCTTTATTCTCATGGCTTTTCTCTCTCAATAAATAGTTGGACATTAATTTTGATGACATTTCTTCAACAACACTCATgaaatatttactgcattatatttttggcataggggaatgaggggcaagagtacgaaTATaacaaacaattaaaataattatgcattcaggttcaaacaataatttttattttttcacaatttgttcTTAATTAGATGTactacaatacttatcttccattgctgcagaaaaaaataaagaaaagccgttattcatcaaaatctaagagaaaaaaataggaatctTACCCCTCATGTGGAGCAAGTGTCCATCCCTTATAGGACAAGTGTGCTAATCGCAGTTTTCGCAATTGAACTTTTAGGTAATTTTATAACATAAACcaataacagaaaataataaGTATCAATAATAAAATCATGAGTTATACAGTGCCATtgcaataaatttgataaaatttgcaacaaaataaaataaaatcaaacaatattgaggtatttccacaatttatttaataattattaccgATATCGTCTGTCACTCCATTACCAAATACAGTTTATGCTAACTTGCGAAACAGCCGAAACCagttgtaattttaaataaattctggaAGGTACGAagtatcttttattgataatatggagcagtaataaaataacaaaaaattaccttaaacCATCTATCATgacatattatatattaatcagCCATTATAAggaattaatatttcctttccagAATATATGGTGCAAGTTtctgaaatattcatgaaacactTTCCAATCAACAACTTCTTAATCGAGGTCGGTAAAGCAACTTTATAGTGCCACCATTGCAGCCTTTTTATGCGTTTAATACgaatttaaataataagttttaatggGAAACGGGGATGAAAATTTTTTGCGTGGAATATTTCTTTAACTACGCAGCTACATAAAATGCtgtaaaattcaatgatttccaaaaaaaaacttaaatatctaTCGCAAACTTACCTTAAGTTTTAGGCGAGggttgttttaaaataaaaaccatgttttaaatcatttttattttagctgaaacaatatgataggcaatCATACAATCAATTTTCACTTACAATGAATGAGACACTCATCTAAGCAAGCTAAGATTAGGCTGTGTAGTACATGTGCTCCATATGAATGAATTAAACTTTTTTACtatctaaaaaataaatctgtattaattttctttattaacaTTGCTTTAAATCAGCCCAAAGCCATAATCACCCATTCAATTACATTTGAAATCTTAAATGTATGTTGAATAAAATGCAATTACAGGTGGATTTTGTTATTTCCACACAAGCAAGTATGCAGTAGATATGTATTTCGCTGTCCACTGGTTGTATCACCAATAGTCTACATACTTTTATATATACAATAGGCGTTTTCCCTTATCATGCTTCTTACCCTTAAATATAGTTCAAGGTACACATTCCAGCGTCAGCATGCTGTTCCGACAATAGCAGTGCTTTGGAGATATCGATACCTACGCataaacgctcaataatcgcccaccgattcaaattcgctcatctagaaAGCTCTTATAATACTAGAGGAGCGGATTTGATAGAGCAAGCGATTTTTGAGCGTTGATGCAGTTGAGGTATCGATATGTAAAAGAGAGTAAATCATAAttcataatacttattttttttaatccgaaaattcaatgcgggcccccaaaaccataaaattttcaaattgatccTCTAAATTTTACGTTTTGGAGCTTTACAAAAACTATCCTCACGATCAATTTCAACGAGTCGATTGGTAAATAGGTAGCTCATGAATCGGCAGCAGCTATAACACAGTACAAATTCAATCAGAAAATACCATTTTGcccctttctctctcctccttaTCATGATGACAATTTGTCCAATTTTGTTCTAAAATATACAATTAACTCACACCAATTTTTGGAAgtggtgaaaaatattaattgctcACTGACATTAACTCTTGAAAATCTCATACTTGAGTCACCTCATTAACTCATATTTGAGTCACCTAGACAAagagttttagttttttaagtaatgttaaaTTCAATTGTGAATTCAATGTCAAATTCTAAGTGTAAGTAGCAGTTAAGAGtcttttctttctaatttttattaaattcatatgcATGTATCAAGATATTCGATAATTTTAAGGCCTCGAGAACCTCTAGGTTTAAGGAGGGAGAGATACCTTTCCCCTCACCGAAATTATGAAAGCCTTAACTGTCGACGACCCACTTCTTACAGGTATCACATTTCCTTAATGTTTTAATTTGttattcaatatataaaataccatGGCACGCATATATGAAATAACTCTATTTAACCTCACTCTATACTCGCCCCCACTCCcgatttaaaatacataatcaCCAGTGCTCCTAGTATTCGGATTCAAGAAATATTTGGATTCACACCACCTGTAAATTACACCGATAATATCCTGAGAAGTGGCGGATCTCTGGAGGGGGGGTATACCGGCCCATTTAGTTGAAACACTCACCATATTAAATCGAAATATTTGGAGGTTACCACtttttacaaaagtatttagttatatttaccgatttttatcatttgaaatacaaattagctctaaacttaagAGTCTGTTTTAAACGCTTTGGGTATGTAACAATCCAGTGGCAAATACAAATAAGGGATAGGGGGTTCTAGTCCCCCCTATGGGTATACAATTTATACAgcatagaatggtaattttgttcggacccccattACTGCTGGGGTGTATCTTGAACTTTATTCAAGGGCAAGAAGCTATATGAGGGAAGCTATATGAGGAAAAAGTGTGTGGACTCAAAGTGATGCAACGAAAGTGATAGACAACGAAACACATACCTACTGCATACATGTATGCATGGAAGTATTCACCACTAGGCCCCCTCtggcccctatcctggatccaccactgatccCGAGTTTTTTCAACCCACTTTATGCTGATACCAAAATGGCCCATACAAGTAGGAACGCTATACCTCCGCGACATGCGTATGAGATTATTTCCCCTGGCGCTGATTCAACTTTGCCCGGCCATCTACGATGAACCCCTTTCGAGCCTCATTCCTTCCTACAATGCCCTGTTCTCTGTATCCACCGAATCCACCTTTTGCACCGCCCGCGCCTCCTGCACTGATTCCACCGGCTCCCGGTCGGGTGACTTGCGGAGGGGCGCCCACGGGATACTGTCCTTGCGCTGGCCCTGACGATAAAAAGGAACTAACAGTGGGAATCATTGAGTAGtaatctacgtctacataataccctgcgagccacctttggGATGTTTGACAGGGAGTGAGCAATGgccaacttgcagcatgcaagaggactgccagatgcacaccgcacggtcatt from Ischnura elegans chromosome 7, ioIscEleg1.1, whole genome shotgun sequence encodes the following:
- the LOC124162413 gene encoding uncharacterized protein LOC124162413 is translated as MAGTSFKRAKSTLVLILLAAEAISAAPLEFHLYISGERGQENIHLHFYKENATKATENRSGISGTSSIFNGDKFSPDFQSLQFPELNPQINPLGSDNSPFPNGNGFSNPGNGIFSNPQGLTQGQYPVGRPPQVTQPGIIPGPPGVGGVHGGQGPTVQSGFFIDGRTG